A region of Ochotona princeps isolate mOchPri1 chromosome 2, mOchPri1.hap1, whole genome shotgun sequence DNA encodes the following proteins:
- the TADA1 gene encoding transcriptional adapter 1: protein MATFVSELEAAKKNLSEALGDNVKQYWANLKLWFKQKISKEEFDLEAHRLLTQDNVHSHNDFLLAILTRCQILVSTPEGAGSLPWTGGSAAKPGKPKGKKKLSSVRQKFDHRFQPQNPLSGAQQFVAKDPQDDDDLKLCSHTMMLPTRGQLEGRMIVTAYEHGLDNVTEEAVSVVVCAVENHLKDILTSVVSRRKAYRVRDGHFKYAFGSSVTPQPYLKNSVVAYNSLIESPPAFAAPCASQNPASQLPPDDAEQQAALLLACSGDTVPVSLPPVNMYDLFEALQVHREVIPTHTVYALNIERIIMKLWHPNHEELQQDKVHRQRLAAKEGLLLC from the exons ATGGCGACCTTTGTCAGCGAGTTGGAGGCGGCCAAGAAGAACTTGAGCGAGGCCCTGGGGGACAACGTGAAACA aTACTGGGCCAACTTGAAGCTGTGGTTCAAGCAGAAGATCAGCAAGGAAGAATTTGACCTTGAAGCTCACAGACTTCTCACGCAGGACAATG TCCATTCTCACAACGATTTCCTGCTGGCCATTCTCACGCGCTGTCAGATTCTGGTTTCTACACCAG AGGGTGCTGGATCGCTGCCCTGGACGGGAGGTTCTGCAGCCAAGCCTGGAAAAcccaagggaaagaaaaagctCTCTTCTGTTCGTCAGAAATTTGAT CATCGATTCCAGCCTCAGAATCCTCTCTCAGGAGCCCAGCAGTTTGTGGCAAAGGATCCCCAAGATGATGATGATTTAAAACTGTGCTCCCATACCATGATGCTACCCACCCGCGGCCAGCTGGAGGGAAGGATGATCGTGACTGCTTATGAGCACGGGCTGGACAACGTCACGGAGGAGGCTGTGTCCGTTGTCGTCTGTGCAGTGGAG AATCACCTTAAAGATATACTGACATCAGTCGTGTCAAGAAGGAAAGCCTATCGGGTACGAGATGGCCATTTTAAGTATGCTTTTGGAAGCAGTGTGACCCCGCAGCCATACCTGAAGAATAGCGTGGTGGCTTACAACAGCCTGATAGAGAG CCCTCCAGCCTTCGCTGCCCCTTGTGCCAGTCAGAACCCAGCGTCTCAGCTGCCCCCTGACGACGCGGAGCAGCAGGCTGCGCTGCTGCTGGCATGCTCCGGGGACACCGTGCCTGTGTCTCTGCCCCCCGTGAACATGTACGACCTCTTCGAAGCTTTGCAG GTACACAGGGAAGTCATTCCTACCCATACTGTGTATGCCCTCAACATTGAGAGGATCATCATGAAACTCTGGCACCCAAATCACGAGGAGCTGCAGCAAGACAAGGTCCACCGGCAGCGCCTGGCCGCCAAGGAGGGGCTCTTGCTCTGCTAG